The following coding sequences lie in one Helicobacter sp. MIT 21-1697 genomic window:
- a CDS encoding queuosine precursor transporter, which translates to MKAAQEEIRVREMSIWVFVGSSLLFACIIVLANYSVQYPVLDTPLTYGALSYPLSFLLIDVLSEKYSKPQVLKVLWCGLILAFIPSLLASELSIAIASVCAFFVSQNLDVYIFFYLKNRFPRLWWLRNNASTIIAQFIDTMIFFHIAFLFAYPWEQVMAMVFADFCIKAFLALCDTPFFYALAIRERKQPKITQKRGEV; encoded by the coding sequence ATGAAAGCAGCTCAAGAGGAGATAAGGGTGAGAGAGATGAGTATTTGGGTTTTTGTAGGTAGCTCATTACTTTTTGCTTGCATTATTGTTTTAGCAAATTATAGTGTGCAATATCCTGTGCTTGACACACCACTCACTTATGGAGCTTTGAGCTATCCTCTTAGTTTTTTACTCATAGATGTATTAAGCGAAAAATATAGCAAACCTCAAGTATTAAAAGTCCTTTGGTGTGGGCTTATACTTGCTTTTATCCCATCACTTTTGGCAAGTGAGTTGAGTATAGCCATTGCGAGTGTATGTGCTTTTTTTGTCTCACAGAATCTTGATGTGTATATATTTTTTTATCTTAAAAATCGTTTTCCGCGCTTATGGTGGCTTCGTAATAACGCAAGCACAATTATTGCACAATTTATTGACACAATGATTTTCTTTCATATTGCCTTTTTATTTGCGTATCCGTGGGAGCAAGTTATGGCTATGGTTTTTGCAGATTTTTGCATCAAAGCTTTTCTTGCTCTGTGCGATACGCCATTTTTTTATGCCCTTGCTATACGCGAGCGTAAGCAACCTAAAATAACTCAAAAACGAGGTGAAGTATGA
- a CDS encoding phosphatidylserine decarboxylase has translation MNLSNKISRLFGRFASYEFPSPLQNLINALYVKIFDIELNEFAPVSSYASLNALFTRALTSQRVINPNPIVLIAPCDSLITQIGKSTEKNALQIKGMEYSIEELLGQKLDREFYYINFYLSPKDYHRYHAPCDMEIYEVRYFGGELLPVNLRSLNKNQSLFVRNERVVVVGKTSSNKWLYFVAIGALNVGSMVMHFESRIESNAKAHDICYTYRTPIAIKKGEELGMFKMGSTIVLLMEQMIPDVHMNEKVKFAQDIGTHT, from the coding sequence ATGAATCTTTCTAATAAAATCTCACGGCTCTTTGGGCGTTTTGCATCATATGAGTTTCCCTCTCCATTGCAAAATCTCATTAATGCTCTGTATGTAAAAATCTTTGATATTGAGCTGAATGAGTTTGCACCTGTTTCTAGTTATGCTTCGCTCAATGCACTTTTTACACGAGCACTTACAAGCCAGAGAGTGATTAATCCTAATCCTATTGTGCTTATCGCGCCTTGTGATTCTCTGATAACGCAAATAGGCAAAAGCACAGAAAAAAATGCCCTCCAAATCAAGGGTATGGAATATTCTATTGAAGAACTTTTGGGACAGAAGCTTGATAGGGAATTTTATTATATAAATTTTTATCTTTCACCAAAAGACTATCATCGCTATCACGCGCCTTGTGATATGGAGATTTATGAGGTGCGGTATTTTGGTGGAGAACTGCTACCTGTGAATCTCCGCTCTTTGAATAAAAATCAAAGTCTTTTTGTTCGCAATGAACGCGTAGTCGTGGTGGGTAAAACATCAAGCAATAAATGGCTGTATTTTGTCGCCATAGGTGCGTTAAATGTAGGGAGTATGGTAATGCACTTTGAAAGTAGGATTGAGAGTAATGCTAAGGCACACGATATTTGCTATACTTACCGCACACCTATTGCCATAAAAAAGGGAGAGGAGTTGGGAATGTTTAAAATGGGTTCAACCATTGTGCTTTTGATGGAGCAGATGATTCCAGATGTCCATATGAATGAAAAAGTTAAATTTGCCCAAGACATAGGCACTCATACATAA
- the nadA gene encoding quinolinate synthase NadA: MSATITDEIKDLLHKLDGLLVAHYYQKDEIVALADLCGDSLELSRKASQSEKNLIVFCGVAFMGQSVKVLAPQKRVIMPRLACCSMARMIDSDYYDESIALLQSYGLSKDSIFPITYINSNADVKAKVAQMGGLVCTSANADKIFAFAKEQGKKIFFLPDKCLGENLARLNHKKSAILRTDSKEKVLDADVICYDGFCSVHQLFTPEDIAFYRNKFADIKIVVHPECDPNVVELADFVGSTSQIIAYVRSLPLEQKVAVGTEFNLVNRLRPKHNGKQTTFVLSSSKPQCPTMNETTLEDVRDVLLAFEDDKPINEVFLDNEIQKWAKIALDRMLELS, from the coding sequence ATGTCAGCAACAATCACCGATGAAATTAAAGATTTACTTCATAAGCTTGATGGGCTTTTGGTAGCACATTATTATCAAAAAGATGAGATTGTCGCCTTAGCGGATTTATGTGGCGATAGTTTAGAGCTTTCTCGTAAAGCCTCACAGAGTGAAAAGAATCTCATTGTCTTTTGTGGCGTGGCATTTATGGGGCAAAGTGTCAAAGTGCTTGCTCCACAAAAGCGTGTGATAATGCCGCGTTTAGCGTGTTGTTCAATGGCAAGAATGATTGATAGTGATTATTATGATGAGAGTATTGCACTTTTGCAATCGTATGGTTTGAGTAAAGATTCTATTTTTCCTATTACTTATATCAACTCAAATGCTGATGTCAAAGCAAAAGTCGCGCAAATGGGAGGGCTTGTCTGCACAAGTGCGAATGCTGATAAAATCTTTGCCTTTGCAAAAGAGCAGGGCAAAAAGATATTTTTTCTCCCCGATAAATGTCTAGGAGAGAATCTCGCTCGTTTGAATCACAAAAAATCCGCAATATTACGCACAGATAGCAAAGAAAAAGTGCTTGATGCTGATGTGATTTGCTATGATGGATTTTGTTCCGTGCATCAGCTTTTTACTCCCGAAGATATTGCTTTTTATCGTAACAAATTTGCTGATATAAAAATCGTAGTGCATCCCGAATGCGACCCAAATGTCGTGGAACTTGCTGATTTTGTCGGCTCTACAAGCCAGATTATTGCTTATGTGCGGTCTTTGCCTTTGGAGCAAAAAGTCGCTGTGGGCACAGAGTTTAATCTTGTCAATCGGTTGCGCCCAAAACATAATGGCAAACAAACTACTTTTGTGTTGAGCTCAAGTAAGCCTCAATGCCCCACGATGAATGAAACAACCCTTGAAGATGTGCGCGATGTGCTCCTTGCTTTTGAAGATGATAAGCCTATCAATGAAGTATTTTTAGATAATGAGATTCAAAAATGGGCAAAAATTGCCCTTGATAGAATGCTTGAGCTCTCTTAA